One genomic region from Candidatus Poribacteria bacterium encodes:
- a CDS encoding PspA/IM30 family protein: MKTLKEISEQVRENINQFLEAVDGGESMLDKIIVDMKVRLDEAKDLVAIAIADEETLKRAYQEAVDTANVWDEKADAALQNQDIARASEAQHRRQHYLNLADGYERQIAAQAAVVTTLKTALHEFYQLFQSTAEHAENLFHRQKQAKTRSELYQLIAAAENAISTALARSEEKLKTTEKKAEMWKNRNRSDAANVKKGADSSNLDQSLAELKRDVLGDRCE; encoded by the coding sequence ATGAAAACGCTTAAGGAAATTTCAGAACAGGTTCGAGAAAATATAAACCAATTTCTGGAAGCAGTGGACGGTGGCGAATCGATGCTTGATAAAATCATCGTTGACATGAAAGTGCGACTTGATGAGGCAAAAGATCTGGTAGCAATAGCAATCGCAGATGAAGAGACGCTCAAACGCGCCTATCAGGAGGCTGTTGATACTGCGAACGTATGGGATGAAAAAGCTGACGCTGCTTTACAGAATCAGGATATAGCACGTGCAAGCGAGGCACAACACCGCAGGCAACACTACCTGAACCTCGCAGATGGTTATGAACGTCAAATTGCTGCTCAGGCGGCAGTCGTAACGACCCTCAAAACAGCACTTCACGAATTTTATCAGCTGTTCCAAAGCACAGCGGAGCACGCTGAGAATCTATTCCACCGTCAGAAACAAGCAAAAACGCGCTCGGAACTCTATCAATTGATCGCGGCAGCGGAAAATGCGATCTCCACTGCTTTGGCGCGGTCTGAAGAAAAATTAAAAACAACGGAGAAAAAGGCAGAAATGTGGAAAAACCGAAATCGCAGTGATGCCGCTAATGTGAAAAAAGGTGCGGATAGTTCCAACCTCGACCAGTCTCTGGCAGAACTTAAAAGAGATGTCTTAGGCGATCGTTGTGAATAG
- the ruvX gene encoding Holliday junction resolvase RuvX, whose translation MAILLGLDVGDTRIGVALSDSLGVAAHPLCTLTRKNRQVDLIAISDLVSIHKVECVVIGLPISLDGSIGTQAKKTQKFAQRLEHVIDIPIKFQDERFTTAEAEDILRELNKDAKAQKEIIDEVAAVIILTDYLNNEREMDPTAFAEHS comes from the coding sequence ATGGCAATTTTACTCGGATTAGATGTCGGTGATACTCGGATTGGTGTTGCGCTCAGTGACTCGCTTGGTGTTGCGGCACATCCACTGTGCACGCTAACCCGAAAAAATCGGCAGGTTGATTTAATTGCTATCTCGGATCTCGTTTCTATCCACAAGGTGGAATGTGTCGTGATCGGCTTGCCTATCTCTCTCGATGGTTCTATTGGTACGCAAGCGAAGAAGACTCAGAAGTTTGCACAACGTTTGGAGCACGTCATCGACATTCCGATCAAATTTCAGGATGAACGTTTTACAACCGCTGAAGCAGAAGATATTTTGCGTGAACTTAACAAAGACGCAAAAGCACAAAAAGAAATTATTGATGAGGTAGCAGCGGTAATTATTCTCACAGACTATTTGAATAACGAGCGAGAGATGGATCCGACAGCATTTGCAGAGCATTCCTGA
- a CDS encoding ABC transporter ATP-binding protein has product MIKTLSLTKYFGKLCAVDALTLSVEAGEIFGFLGPNGAGKTTTINILTGLLRPTSGTATLGGYDIQKQSLQAKAILGLMPDTPQLYEALSGKQFVRMISDLYEVPPGQAENEMGVLLEQLELTDAADDQIKGYSYGMQKKILLISVLVHHPQILFLDEPTSGLDPRSARTVREILRERCEQGSTVFMTTHILEIAERICDRVGIISKGQLMAVGTLAELQQKQQGCHGRPVNGSQDGTETLEDIFLDLTAEANS; this is encoded by the coding sequence ATGATTAAAACCTTAAGTTTGACGAAATATTTCGGTAAATTGTGTGCTGTGGATGCATTGACACTTTCGGTAGAGGCCGGTGAAATATTCGGGTTCCTTGGACCTAATGGAGCGGGAAAAACGACGACCATCAATATTCTCACCGGTTTGCTCCGTCCGACCTCTGGCACTGCAACCCTTGGCGGTTATGACATTCAGAAGCAGAGTTTACAGGCGAAAGCGATTCTTGGACTGATGCCCGATACGCCTCAACTGTATGAAGCATTGAGTGGTAAACAGTTTGTCCGGATGATATCGGACTTATATGAAGTGCCGCCGGGGCAAGCCGAAAATGAGATGGGTGTGCTACTTGAGCAACTCGAACTTACCGATGCTGCTGACGATCAAATCAAGGGATATTCTTACGGCATGCAAAAGAAAATCCTGCTCATCTCGGTCCTTGTGCATCATCCGCAAATTCTTTTCCTTGATGAACCGACTAGTGGCTTGGATCCGAGGAGTGCCCGCACTGTCAGGGAAATCTTGCGAGAACGTTGTGAGCAGGGATCTACTGTGTTTATGACGACACACATTCTGGAAATTGCCGAACGTATTTGCGATAGAGTTGGTATTATCAGTAAGGGGCAACTGATGGCTGTCGGGACCCTTGCGGAATTGCAGCAGAAACAGCAGGGGTGCCACGGACGACCTGTCAATGGCAGTCAGGACGGGACAGAGACGCTTGAGGATATTTTCCTCGATCTTACGGCAGAAGCCAATAGTTAA
- a CDS encoding site-specific DNA-methyltransferase, producing the protein MSKHQLYYGDNLEILQKYVSDESINLIYIDPPFNTGKRQKRTEIQVEPDADGDRVGFQGRTYRTRKGKTTHYTDRFESSDAYLQFLRPRFEEAYRVLHPNGSFFLHIDYREVHYCKVMLDEIFGRESFVNEIIWAYDYGGRPKSRWPAKHDNILWYAKTPEHYTFNFDEMDRIPYMAPGLVGKAKAARGKTPTDVWWHTIVSTNGNEKTGYPTQKPLGILNRVVKVHSSSGDTLLDFFAGSGTFGEAAALHGCSSILIDDNMPAIRLIMDRMARYGVELVNTDYAALCQRQIK; encoded by the coding sequence ATGTCTAAGCATCAACTTTATTATGGCGATAATCTTGAAATTCTTCAGAAGTATGTTTCTGATGAAAGTATCAACCTGATTTATATTGATCCACCGTTTAACACGGGAAAACGCCAAAAGCGGACAGAGATCCAAGTAGAACCAGATGCCGATGGTGATCGGGTTGGCTTCCAAGGAAGGACATACCGCACCCGCAAAGGAAAGACCACGCACTACACTGATAGGTTTGAGAGTTCGGATGCCTATTTACAATTTTTGCGACCTCGTTTTGAAGAGGCGTATCGTGTGCTTCATCCGAACGGTAGTTTCTTCCTCCATATCGATTATCGTGAGGTGCATTATTGTAAAGTGATGCTTGATGAGATTTTCGGGCGAGAATCTTTCGTCAATGAGATTATTTGGGCTTACGATTACGGTGGGAGACCCAAGTCGAGGTGGCCCGCCAAACACGATAATATTTTATGGTATGCTAAAACGCCTGAGCACTACACCTTTAATTTCGATGAGATGGACAGAATTCCGTATATGGCACCTGGATTAGTCGGCAAAGCGAAGGCGGCGCGAGGTAAAACGCCAACCGATGTCTGGTGGCATACCATTGTTAGCACCAATGGTAATGAGAAGACGGGCTATCCAACACAGAAACCACTCGGGATTCTCAATCGTGTTGTCAAGGTGCATTCATCGTCCGGTGATACCCTTTTAGATTTTTTTGCTGGCAGCGGCACATTCGGTGAAGCTGCAGCACTACACGGCTGCTCCTCAATTTTAATCGATGATAATATGCCCGCAATCCGCCTAATCATGGATAGAATGGCTCGTTATGGTGTCGAACTCGTCAATACTGATTATGCGGCATTGTGCCAGCGTCAAATAAAATAA
- a CDS encoding AarF/ABC1/UbiB kinase family protein, with product MRILNLNRKLKSAKRLPEIVSILARHGFGHIISQIFERGRTRRFRLKSMFTRKAREDTHSEKSRWWDFRKARKDSDENTSGTPLSVPERLRLAFEELGPTFVKLGQVLSTRVDILSELVGQEEALAWSTEFQKLQRHAQSFDFSEVRTTIEQEFKLPLEKVFLTYEEQPLAAASIAQVHAATLETGEPVVVKVQRPRVATIIQTDLNLLMELAERLENRDPEMHLFKPTELVREFSRSIRKEIDFTIEAANTDAFHQRFATSSKVKIPRVYWEFTNRRVLTLERIDGVPINAIAQLDEMGFDRVELAETLVEMFYTQVLSDGFFHADPHPGNIFVLEDGRIGLVDFGMVGRISNDMLRHICNWLSAVLTKDADAVVRSYIRMGILGDETDIAALKLEMNDFLERHFNMPPSRLRLGDVIHEIFNASLRHQIHVPSAFLMLGKTVATVESVVMKLHPDFDILKFSQPYIAQFLLQNFGSKRWERQIADSMEDFTELVRDTPLQLHRILQKLQRGSLKFELEHLSLEAVIKVFDRVVNRIAFSLIIASLIVGSSIILQVAEIWEWKFFLGIMGYLTATFFGFGLVISILRSGRF from the coding sequence ATGCGTATTCTGAATCTGAATCGTAAACTCAAAAGCGCGAAACGTCTGCCTGAGATCGTTAGCATCCTTGCGAGACACGGCTTCGGACATATCATCTCTCAAATTTTTGAGCGAGGACGGACACGTCGTTTCAGACTCAAAAGCATGTTCACACGAAAGGCGAGAGAAGATACCCACTCCGAGAAATCAAGATGGTGGGATTTCCGAAAGGCGAGAAAGGATTCAGATGAAAACACTTCAGGGACACCGCTATCTGTTCCAGAGCGTTTGCGGCTTGCGTTTGAGGAGTTGGGACCAACGTTCGTTAAATTAGGACAAGTTCTCAGCACCCGAGTGGACATTCTCTCTGAGCTCGTTGGACAAGAAGAAGCATTGGCGTGGAGCACGGAGTTCCAGAAATTGCAACGACACGCACAGTCGTTCGATTTCTCGGAGGTTCGCACCACCATTGAACAGGAATTCAAATTGCCGCTTGAGAAGGTCTTCTTAACCTATGAAGAACAACCACTTGCGGCGGCTTCAATTGCACAGGTGCACGCAGCAACGTTAGAGACAGGTGAGCCAGTAGTCGTTAAAGTCCAACGTCCACGCGTGGCAACGATCATTCAGACGGACCTCAACCTGTTGATGGAATTAGCAGAACGGCTTGAGAATCGAGACCCAGAGATGCATCTCTTCAAACCCACTGAACTTGTCCGAGAATTCTCACGCTCAATTCGGAAGGAGATCGATTTTACAATCGAAGCCGCGAACACAGATGCTTTCCATCAGAGGTTCGCGACATCATCAAAGGTAAAAATTCCCAGAGTTTATTGGGAATTCACGAATCGTCGTGTTCTGACTTTGGAACGGATTGATGGTGTGCCAATCAACGCGATCGCCCAATTGGATGAGATGGGGTTCGATCGGGTGGAACTCGCAGAAACGCTCGTGGAAATGTTCTACACACAGGTACTGAGCGATGGATTTTTTCACGCGGATCCGCATCCGGGAAACATCTTCGTTTTAGAGGATGGACGGATCGGACTGGTAGACTTCGGCATGGTGGGTAGGATAAGTAACGATATGCTGCGGCATATCTGCAATTGGCTGAGTGCCGTTTTAACCAAAGACGCAGATGCAGTCGTTAGAAGCTACATCCGAATGGGTATTTTGGGGGATGAAACAGATATCGCAGCGTTAAAGTTAGAAATGAACGATTTTTTAGAGCGTCATTTCAATATGCCGCCGAGTAGACTTCGTCTCGGCGACGTAATCCACGAAATTTTCAATGCATCATTGCGTCATCAAATTCATGTGCCATCCGCCTTTTTAATGCTTGGCAAGACGGTCGCGACGGTTGAATCGGTTGTAATGAAACTGCATCCTGATTTTGATATTTTGAAATTCAGCCAACCGTATATTGCACAATTTCTCCTCCAAAATTTTGGAAGTAAACGGTGGGAGCGGCAGATAGCAGATTCCATGGAAGATTTTACGGAATTGGTCCGCGACACGCCTCTTCAACTGCACCGCATTTTGCAAAAATTACAACGAGGTTCTCTTAAATTTGAGCTTGAACATCTAAGTCTTGAAGCCGTGATTAAAGTTTTCGACCGAGTCGTCAATCGGATCGCTTTTAGCCTTATCATTGCTTCATTGATTGTAGGTTCGTCGATTATCTTACAAGTTGCTGAAATCTGGGAATGGAAGTTTTTTCTTGGGATTATGGGCTATCTGACTGCGACCTTTTTTGGATTCGGATTGGTAATCTCTATTTTGCGTTCGGGTCGCTTCTAA